Proteins from one Nitrobacteraceae bacterium AZCC 2146 genomic window:
- a CDS encoding alanine racemase (product_source=KO:K01775; cath_funfam=2.40.37.10,3.20.20.10; cog=COG0787; ko=KO:K01775; pfam=PF00842,PF01168; smart=SM01005; superfamily=50621,51419; tigrfam=TIGR00492), whose amino-acid sequence MNVVSGPKSLAIESSALSPDPNQAAALAAANGVLTIDLDAIVANWRKLEKTGVPAECGAAVKADAYGCGIDPVVRALSGAGCKTFFVATLDEARAVRAAAPEAALYHLNGFPQNSGDALAAINCRPVIGDLNELAEWDVFCRRTGWAGGAAIHIDTGMNRLGLSVIDAQGIVPRIAAGDHGITLVMSHLACAENLHHPLNAKQVARFREVAHLFAGVPASLANSSGIFLGSQFQFDMVRPGAALYGVNPTPESDNPMQPVVDLKARIVQIRNVERGDTVGYSAIWTARRPTRLAIVAAGYADGYFRAAGSSDGTRGAEVIVAGQRCQIAGRISMDLLAIDITDLPPNVVRRGHMVTLIGDGITVDELAHHFGTIAYEVLTSLGRRYQRVYKGGAAA is encoded by the coding sequence ATGAACGTTGTGTCCGGTCCGAAATCGCTCGCCATCGAGAGCAGCGCATTGTCCCCTGATCCGAACCAGGCCGCAGCGCTGGCCGCGGCCAACGGCGTTCTGACCATCGATCTCGACGCCATCGTCGCGAACTGGCGCAAGCTGGAAAAAACCGGTGTGCCGGCCGAATGCGGCGCGGCGGTGAAGGCCGATGCCTATGGCTGCGGCATCGATCCCGTCGTGCGCGCACTGTCGGGTGCCGGCTGCAAGACCTTCTTCGTCGCCACCCTGGATGAAGCCCGCGCCGTGCGCGCCGCCGCCCCGGAGGCTGCGCTCTATCACCTCAACGGCTTCCCGCAGAATTCCGGCGATGCGCTGGCCGCCATCAACTGCCGGCCGGTGATCGGCGATCTCAACGAACTTGCCGAATGGGACGTGTTCTGCCGCCGCACCGGCTGGGCCGGCGGCGCCGCGATCCATATCGACACCGGCATGAACCGGCTCGGCCTCAGCGTGATCGACGCGCAGGGCATCGTGCCGCGGATCGCTGCCGGCGATCACGGCATCACGCTGGTGATGAGCCATCTCGCCTGTGCGGAAAACCTGCATCATCCGCTGAATGCCAAACAGGTCGCACGCTTCCGCGAGGTCGCGCATCTGTTTGCCGGCGTGCCGGCCTCGCTCGCCAATTCGTCCGGCATCTTTCTCGGCTCGCAATTCCAGTTCGACATGGTGCGTCCGGGGGCCGCGCTGTACGGCGTCAACCCGACGCCGGAATCCGACAATCCGATGCAGCCGGTGGTCGATCTCAAGGCGCGCATCGTGCAGATCCGCAACGTCGAGCGCGGCGACACCGTCGGCTACAGCGCGATATGGACCGCGCGGCGGCCGACCCGGCTGGCGATCGTCGCGGCCGGCTATGCCGACGGCTATTTCCGCGCCGCCGGCAGCAGCGACGGCACCCGCGGCGCCGAGGTCATCGTCGCCGGCCAGCGCTGCCAGATCGCGGGCCGCATTTCGATGGACCTGCTTGCGATCGATATCACCGACCTGCCGCCCAATGTCGTGCGCCGCGGCCACATGGTGACGCTGATCGGCGACGGCATCACCGTCGACGAACTCGCGCATCATTTCGGCACCATCGCCTATGAGGTGCTGACCAGCCTCGGCCGGCGTTATCAGCGGGTCTACAAGGGCGGCGCTGCGGCGTAA
- a CDS encoding replicative DNA helicase (product_source=KO:K02314; cath_funfam=1.10.860.10,3.40.50.300; cog=COG0305; ko=KO:K02314; pfam=PF00772,PF03796; smart=SM00382; superfamily=48024,52540; tigrfam=TIGR00665): MAAFDSNVLKLAPDAGAPAYRTAPHNIEAEQSVLGAILVNNDAFYRVSDFLKPEHFFEPIHQTIYETASSIVRAGKVATPVTLKTFVPAETDIGGMTVGQYLARLAAEATTIINAHDYGRTIYELALRRDLIRIGEDMVNVAFDAPVDFAPRAQIEDAERRLYELAEAGRYDGGFQKFSQAMKTALDMAANAFQREGKLSGISTGMRDLDAKLGGLQQSDLVVVAGRPGMGKTALATNIAYNIARAHQDELQPDGTRKTINGGIVGFFSCEMSAEQLATRILAEQTSIASSTIRRGGITEREFEKIRDHTIELQHLPLYVDETGGLSISQLTARARRLKRQKGLDVIMVDYIQLLQGSGKRSDNRVQEVTEITTSLKALAKELNCPVIALSQLSRQVESRDDKRPQLSDLRESGSIEQDADAVIFVYREEYYLQNKEPRPGTPEHEKWQLDMSLVHGRAEVIIAKQRHGPTGTVELQFEGQFTRFSDLVGESHLPAHHE, from the coding sequence ATGGCCGCATTTGATTCGAACGTTCTCAAGCTCGCTCCCGACGCAGGCGCCCCCGCCTATCGGACGGCACCGCATAATATCGAGGCGGAACAGAGCGTTCTCGGCGCCATCCTGGTCAACAACGACGCGTTCTACCGGGTCTCCGACTTCCTGAAGCCGGAACATTTCTTCGAACCGATCCACCAGACCATCTATGAGACCGCCAGCAGCATCGTCCGCGCCGGCAAGGTGGCGACGCCGGTTACCCTGAAAACCTTCGTTCCCGCCGAAACCGACATCGGCGGCATGACGGTCGGGCAATACCTCGCCCGCCTCGCCGCCGAAGCCACCACGATCATCAACGCCCACGATTATGGCCGCACGATCTATGAACTGGCGCTGCGCCGCGACCTGATCCGGATCGGCGAGGACATGGTCAACGTCGCCTTCGACGCGCCGGTGGATTTCGCGCCGCGCGCCCAGATTGAGGATGCCGAGCGCCGGCTGTACGAACTGGCCGAAGCCGGCCGCTACGATGGCGGCTTCCAGAAATTCTCCCAGGCGATGAAGACCGCGCTCGACATGGCCGCCAATGCCTTTCAGCGCGAGGGCAAGCTGTCGGGCATCTCCACCGGCATGCGCGACCTCGACGCCAAGCTCGGCGGCCTGCAGCAGTCCGATCTCGTGGTCGTCGCCGGCCGTCCCGGCATGGGCAAGACCGCGCTCGCCACCAACATCGCCTATAACATCGCCCGCGCCCACCAAGACGAACTGCAGCCCGACGGCACCCGCAAGACCATCAATGGCGGCATCGTCGGTTTCTTCTCCTGCGAAATGTCGGCCGAACAGCTCGCCACCCGTATTCTCGCCGAACAGACCAGCATCGCCTCCAGCACGATCCGCCGCGGCGGCATCACCGAACGAGAGTTCGAGAAGATTCGCGACCACACCATCGAGCTGCAGCATCTGCCGCTCTATGTCGACGAGACCGGCGGCCTGTCGATCTCGCAGCTGACCGCCCGCGCCCGCCGCCTGAAGCGGCAAAAGGGTCTCGACGTCATCATGGTGGACTACATCCAGCTGCTGCAGGGCTCGGGCAAGCGTTCCGACAACCGCGTGCAGGAAGTCACCGAAATCACCACCAGCCTGAAGGCGCTGGCGAAGGAACTGAACTGCCCGGTGATCGCGCTGTCGCAGCTGTCGCGCCAGGTCGAAAGCCGCGACGACAAGCGCCCGCAGCTCTCCGATTTGCGTGAATCCGGATCGATCGAGCAGGACGCCGACGCGGTGATCTTCGTGTACCGCGAGGAGTACTACCTGCAGAACAAGGAGCCGCGCCCCGGCACGCCGGAGCACGAGAAGTGGCAGCTCGACATGTCCTTGGTGCACGGCCGCGCCGAAGTCATCATCGCCAAGCAGCGCCACGGTCCGACCGGCACCGTCGAATTGCAGTTCGAGGGCCAGTTCACCCGCTTCAGCGATCTGGTCGGCGAGAGCCATCTTCCTGCCCACCACGAGTGA
- a CDS encoding hypothetical protein (product_source=Hypo-rule applied), whose amino-acid sequence MCQRQLPSRSGTEDSAWLAMLIDAFERTERLGNVACDAELLSAAGLYLQQHGVADNGDPPVAPLPSFELHH is encoded by the coding sequence ATGTGTCAACGTCAGCTGCCGTCCCGCTCAGGAACAGAAGATTCTGCGTGGTTGGCCATGCTCATTGATGCTTTTGAACGAACCGAAAGGCTCGGCAATGTGGCTTGCGACGCAGAATTGCTGTCAGCCGCCGGGTTGTACCTGCAGCAGCACGGTGTGGCAGATAACGGTGACCCGCCGGTTGCTCCCCTGCCGTCGTTCGAACTTCATCACTGA
- a CDS encoding cyclopropane-fatty-acyl-phospholipid synthase (product_source=KO:K00574; cath_funfam=3.40.50.150; cog=COG2230; ko=KO:K00574; pfam=PF02353; superfamily=53335) has product MDRLLRFFLGQYIRRGAITFTTAKGTRFTCGDGTGEPVAARFLTAAAERRLLLDPELALGEIFMDGLLVMERGTIADLLAVALDQPDMAPRWAKLQWWLRYLVRHVQQFNPRGRSRNNVARHYDLDGRLYSLFLDADKQYSCAYFETPDSTLDDAQLAKKRHLAAKLLIEKGQRVLDIGSGWGGLGLYLAEMTGADVTGVTLSTEQLQVANTRAGEKQLSDSARFLLQDYRDIPGPFDRIVSVGMFEHVGVDHYDTFFKRIAELLTDNGVMMLHSIGRPEGPGITNPWIAKYIFPGGYIPALSEVLPAIERAGLLVSDIEILRLHYAETLKAWRERFMARREEAIRLYDERFARMWEFYLACSEMSFRKQNVMNFQIQITKRQNVVPLTRDYIGREESRLRGVEQGQRPRLQIAGE; this is encoded by the coding sequence ATGGACCGTTTATTGCGTTTCTTTTTGGGGCAGTACATTCGGCGCGGCGCGATAACTTTCACGACCGCCAAAGGCACACGTTTCACCTGCGGCGACGGCACCGGCGAGCCCGTCGCGGCCCGGTTTCTGACCGCCGCCGCCGAGCGCCGGCTTCTCCTCGATCCCGAGCTGGCGCTGGGCGAGATTTTCATGGACGGCTTGTTGGTGATGGAGCGCGGCACGATTGCCGATCTCCTCGCCGTCGCGCTGGACCAGCCCGACATGGCGCCGCGCTGGGCCAAGCTGCAATGGTGGCTTCGCTACCTCGTTCGCCACGTCCAGCAGTTCAACCCGCGCGGACGGTCCAGGAACAACGTTGCCCGCCACTACGACCTCGACGGCCGGCTGTACTCGCTGTTTCTCGATGCCGACAAACAATACAGCTGCGCCTATTTCGAAACGCCGGATTCGACCCTGGACGACGCGCAACTCGCCAAGAAGCGCCATCTGGCAGCAAAGCTGTTGATCGAAAAGGGCCAACGCGTGCTCGACATCGGCTCTGGCTGGGGCGGTCTGGGGCTCTATCTGGCCGAAATGACCGGCGCCGACGTCACCGGGGTGACGCTGTCCACCGAGCAGCTGCAGGTCGCCAATACCCGCGCCGGCGAGAAGCAATTATCGGATTCCGCAAGATTTCTGCTGCAGGATTATCGCGACATTCCCGGCCCGTTCGATCGCATCGTCTCGGTCGGGATGTTCGAACATGTCGGGGTCGACCACTACGACACCTTCTTCAAGCGCATCGCCGAGTTGCTGACCGACAATGGCGTCATGATGCTGCATTCGATCGGACGCCCGGAGGGTCCGGGAATCACCAATCCGTGGATTGCAAAATACATCTTCCCGGGCGGCTACATCCCTGCCCTTTCGGAAGTTCTGCCGGCGATCGAGCGCGCGGGCCTTCTCGTCTCCGACATCGAAATTTTGCGGCTGCATTATGCGGAAACGCTGAAAGCGTGGCGCGAACGCTTCATGGCGCGGCGCGAGGAAGCGATACGGCTTTACGACGAGCGCTTTGCGCGGATGTGGGAATTCTATCTGGCATGTTCGGAGATGTCGTTCCGCAAGCAGAACGTGATGAACTTCCAGATCCAGATCACCAAACGGCAAAACGTCGTACCGTTGACAAGGGACTATATCGGACGTGAGGAATCCCGGCTGCGCGGCGTCGAACAGGGCCAGCGGCCGAGGCTGCAGATCGCGGGCGAATAG
- a CDS encoding chemotaxis protein histidine kinase CheA (product_source=COG0643; cleavage_site_network=SignalP-noTM; cog=COG0643; superfamily=46626): MLSRALSLATVMLLIGFAEVPAQAQNLEAGKTPSQIFSGSCAVCHKSPRGLLKTVAPGSLPGFLRQHYTTSTDMASLLSAYVISNGATDTRYGGGGLTKQGKDLTTEQKPSEQKPGAAPAPADEPSLFGFGRRKREAPSQEAAKPNADGLSAQSEPGTRRGRNAKRLARPAAETPDAAKPAVEGKPPAAAEDEPAVRPKQKLGKKGRRGREEPVKTDDAKDEPKSEPAKAESKAEPKSEPAKPDAPKEEASKPAAVKPADEVKPETAKPEAAKPEPVRSEPKVETPPLRADPVPAVTPAPKAPEPESRPARTEAAPPAAAPTPAPAALAPPPAAAVPSPAPEPVAPPAPVAKPTPPPAAPSPASSGPPAPPISQ, translated from the coding sequence ATGTTGAGCCGAGCGCTCAGTTTAGCGACGGTGATGCTTCTGATCGGTTTCGCGGAAGTCCCGGCACAGGCCCAAAACCTCGAAGCCGGCAAAACCCCCTCCCAGATATTTTCGGGTTCGTGCGCGGTCTGCCACAAGAGTCCGCGCGGGTTGTTGAAAACGGTGGCGCCCGGGTCGCTGCCGGGCTTTCTGCGCCAGCACTATACGACCAGCACCGACATGGCTTCGCTGCTCAGTGCCTATGTCATTTCCAACGGCGCGACCGATACGCGCTATGGCGGTGGCGGCCTGACCAAGCAGGGCAAGGATTTGACCACCGAGCAGAAGCCATCCGAGCAGAAGCCGGGCGCCGCGCCGGCGCCGGCCGATGAGCCCTCTCTGTTTGGGTTTGGCCGCAGAAAGCGTGAGGCGCCGTCGCAGGAGGCTGCAAAGCCTAACGCCGATGGCCTGTCGGCTCAAAGCGAGCCGGGGACGCGTCGGGGCCGCAACGCCAAGCGCCTGGCGCGACCTGCCGCTGAAACCCCTGATGCCGCCAAGCCGGCGGTTGAAGGCAAGCCCCCGGCTGCTGCCGAGGACGAGCCGGCCGTCCGGCCGAAGCAGAAGCTCGGCAAGAAGGGCCGTCGCGGTCGCGAGGAGCCGGTGAAAACCGACGACGCCAAGGATGAGCCGAAATCCGAGCCTGCCAAGGCAGAGTCCAAGGCTGAGCCAAAGAGCGAGCCGGCGAAGCCGGATGCACCGAAGGAAGAAGCGAGCAAGCCGGCCGCCGTCAAGCCGGCTGACGAGGTCAAGCCTGAAACCGCCAAACCGGAGGCTGCAAAGCCCGAGCCGGTCAGGAGCGAACCCAAGGTTGAGACGCCGCCATTGCGTGCGGACCCGGTCCCGGCCGTGACCCCGGCGCCGAAGGCACCCGAGCCCGAATCGCGACCGGCGCGGACAGAAGCTGCGCCGCCGGCCGCCGCTCCGACGCCGGCACCTGCGGCGCTCGCACCACCGCCGGCCGCTGCTGTGCCGAGCCCGGCTCCGGAGCCCGTTGCTCCGCCGGCGCCTGTCGCCAAGCCGACGCCACCGCCCGCGGCGCCTTCGCCGGCGTCATCCGGTCCGCCGGCACCGCCGATCTCGCAATAG
- a CDS encoding large subunit ribosomal protein L9 (product_source=KO:K02939; cath_funfam=3.10.430.100,3.40.5.10; cog=COG0359; ko=KO:K02939; pfam=PF01281,PF03948; superfamily=55653,55658; tigrfam=TIGR00158): MEVILLERVAKLGQMGEVVRVKDGFARNFLLKRGKALRATTDNRSKFEGMKADLEARNLVAKTEATKVAEKIDGRNVVVLRQASETGQLFGSVTVRDIIATFESDGVTFARSQVLLDAPIKTIGKHSISIAVHPEVEVSVSVTVARSADEAERINRGEDISSRQEDQDAAAEALAAAGEFFDPDARPGDQDEASEEK, translated from the coding sequence ATGGAAGTCATTTTGCTGGAACGCGTCGCCAAACTCGGCCAGATGGGCGAAGTCGTCCGCGTCAAGGACGGCTTTGCGCGCAACTTTCTGCTGAAGCGCGGCAAGGCGCTGCGCGCCACCACCGACAACCGCTCGAAGTTCGAAGGCATGAAAGCCGACCTCGAAGCGCGTAACCTGGTGGCCAAGACTGAAGCCACCAAGGTTGCCGAGAAGATCGACGGCCGCAACGTCGTCGTGCTGCGTCAGGCCTCGGAAACCGGCCAGCTGTTCGGTTCGGTGACCGTGCGCGACATCATCGCGACGTTCGAGAGCGATGGCGTCACCTTCGCCCGCAGCCAGGTGCTGCTCGATGCCCCAATCAAGACCATCGGCAAGCACTCGATCTCGATCGCCGTGCATCCGGAAGTCGAAGTCAGCGTCAGCGTCACCGTTGCCCGATCGGCCGATGAAGCCGAGCGTATCAACCGCGGCGAAGACATCAGCAGCCGCCAGGAAGACCAGGACGCCGCTGCCGAGGCGCTTGCCGCTGCTGGCGAGTTCTTCGATCCCGATGCCCGTCCGGGCGACCAGGACGAAGCGTCCGAGGAAAAGTAA